CAACTGTACACACACCTTAGCcgaatatatttaaactcagtttttcgcaattcctgacatttaatcctagtaaaattccatgtcttaggtcagttaggattaccactttattttaagaatgtgaaatgtcagaataatagtaaagtgATTTATTCTGGCTTTTATTTGTTTCAtcccattcccagtgggtcagaagtttacatacactcaattagtatttggtagtattgccttttaaattgtttaacttgggtcaaatgtttcgggtgagttttgacccattcctcctgacagagctggtgttactgagtcgggtttgtaggcctccttgctcgcacacgctttttcagttctgcccacattttctattggattgaggtcagagctttgtgatggccacttcaataccttgactttttctTGTCTTTaggtcattttgccacaactttggaagtatgcttggggtcattgtccatttagaagacacatttgcgaccaagttttaacttcctgactgatgtcttgatgttacttcaatatatcaacataattatccttcctcatgttgccatctattttgtgaagtgcaccattccctcctgcagcaaagcatctcccaaaagtacgatatttgtccccatgtgccgtTTCAAACCttagtcttgcttttttatggtggttttggagcagtggcttcttccttgctgagcggcctttcaggttatgtcaatataagactcatttttactgtggatatagatacttttgtatctttttcctccagcatcttcacaaggtcctttgctgttgttctgggattgatttgcacttttcgcaccaaagtatattcatctcttggagacagaacgcgtctctttcctgagtggtatgactgctgcgtggtcccatggtgtttatacttgcgtactattgtttgtaccgatgaacgcggtaccttcaggcgtttggaaattgctcccaaggatgaatcagccctgtggaggtctacaaaaatctgtcttggctgatttattttgattttcccatgtcaagcaaagaggcactgagtttgaaggtaggccttgaaatgcatccacaggtacacctcaaattatgtcaattagcctatcagaagcttctaaagccatgacattttctggaattttccaagctgttcaaaagcacagtcaacttagtgtatgtaaacttctgacccactggaattgtgatagacagattatttcactgtaaaacattgttgaaaaatgacttgtgtcatgcataatgtagatgtcctaaccaacttgccaaaactatagtttgttaacaagacatttgttgtggagtgattgaaaacaagttttaatgattccaacataagtgtatgtaaacatccgactttaactgtacgtACGTGTGTGGGTTCTAACATTGATTTCCATTTTAGTTCTCAGGGAAAATGTCTTTATATAAAATCTTCCTCAAAATATGCCACATTTGTTACCTAAGAACTAACTAGCAAACTCCTTCTTCTCCCACAACCCTTTAAGTACCTGTGTAATATCAGAGTTCAGCCCCTCTGACTTCCTTTTTGGAATTTTCTAATGTTGTTTTGGTCCTAACTTGTTTATTTGTCTCAAACTGTTGAGGATTTCATGTCTGTATCTCCTCAAGGGTGTAATAActgccctctctctatctctgtttgaATAGGTGTAGTGTTTTATCAAACATGTTTTTTCTTAAATGCCTTGCTAAACTGTTCTCTTGTATTCCTATTTTTACACTGTGAAAATAAGTACTCAGCTTTGTGCATTACTGACCGTATTAATGAATGCGTGAAGCAACATAATGCCCTCTGAGTGATGGCGCACTTGAGGTACAGGCTTTTACCGGCATTTAAAGCGCACTTCTGGGTTTTCCGATTTACGACTATCAAGTGTGATAGAACAGATACAATTATGAGGAGGAAGGCACGTAGAACAGATTTACCGCTTCTTaggcttgctttcaatgagaatgaccgAGATCTCTCTATGCAAATTTGTTTGTGTTGTCCAAAAAGTGACATATATTGCAGCTTTTAAACAGTCGTTCCAGACTGAAAAGCTTTACTGAAATCAATTCTTCTGCCTTGCAATCGGAAGCAGCAGTCATTTTAGGCTCTCCAATTAGATTGTTCCTTGGGAGTGCCGTGGTAACCACTGTTGGGGTTATTTGGTCCTACTAGTCTTGCTTACGATGTGTACTACAGAATCACCAATTCGTCAGTTTTTATAGGATACCTGGTTCGTCATATCCATGTCATATTCAGCCCTTGGGCCTATTTGTGGTGTTTAGACCAGGCGTATTACACCACTATTTGAATATAGGCAAATAGAGATTTAGTAGTTTCGTCATATGAATAAAGGATAGGCCTAGGTATGTTTTTAGTCTCAAGAATGACAGCTGCTGCGCCGGGCCGTTTCTCCTCGTGACACCAGTTCCAACAGTTTGTCTCGTTACATAACTCATGCCATGAAGACATGTAACCACCACACCCTGTGCAGTGAGGAATTCCAGACTCTGTTGGATTCTCTCATcttaccctctctcctcctcctctcccccagctatGGCAGGACCCAGGCCAGTGGTGCTGAGTGGCCCGTCAGGGGCTGGGAAGAGCACGCTGCTCAAGAACCTGCTCAAGGAGTACGAGGGCGTGTTTGGCTTCAGCGTCTCGCGTAAGTGCGCTCTGCACCAGTCCCCTGTTAACTGTGTAAAATGTCAGGGAGGTGTCAGTTCCAGAAATAAAATATCTAATTGTGTGCTCTCATCCTTTTAGATACAACAAGGAGCCCTCGTCCTGGTGAAGAGAATGGCAAAGGTAGGTAGGGTTTTTAAACTCCACGATAGACACTTGTGCTCCAAATCCTCCTGTTGCAACACTTTTTAAAATTAGGACGCCCAAAGATGGTTGAAGCTATGCTGTCCCCTGTGTCTTTATTCCTTTCAATAACCAACCTTTTTAACATGAAATTGTTGTTTCAGATTACCATTATGTTACAAGGGAGTATATGCAGGCCAGCATCGACAAAGGGGAGTTCATTGAGAGCGCAGTGTTTTCGGGGAACATGTACGGGACGAGCAAGGCCTCGGTGCAGGCCGTTAAAGACAAGAACCTGATCTGCATCCTGGACATCGACATGCAGGGCGTTAGGGCTGTCAAGACGacagacctcaaccccatctacaTCTCGATCCAGCCTCCGTCCATGAACATACTGGTGAGAGCCAGGAGGCATTATAAAATGGTGTACCAGGGTCATTTGTGTGTTGTTTAACTTGTGTACAATTGGTTATTTAAGTCCAATAACTCCTGATCTAAAGCTAACCCACCCATGATGATCTCCCTCTGACGTTTTGGCATTTTAGGAGAAACGTTTAAGGGACAGAAATACTGAGTCAGAGGAGAGCCTCCAGAAACGTTTAGATGCTGCTCAGGTGGACATGGAGATAAGTGAGTCTGATTCTGGAGAGACTTTGGCCTAAAACAGAGTTGTATGTTTATAAATGAAATGTTGAGAAGTTCGTTAAGGATGTTGTCTAAAACGGTTCCCCTGATCTTTCAGGCAAGGAACCTGGCATATTTGACATTGTCGTTGTCAATGATAATCTTGACGATGCCTATGGGAAGTTGAAAGACGCCCTTATTGAGGTGAGTTTGTAGCGCCATAACAGAGCTGGGTATGATGGACTGGGCCATATGCACCATTTTAACTTAATAGATATTTGTCAGTAAATAATTTATAGATATGTCAGTGTTGATTTTCACCAGCTCCAAAATGTCATCCTCAAACCTACTTTCTTTCTTCAGGAAATCAAAAAAGTTCAGAAAAACAACTTTTCTTAAGCGACGAGAAACCTGACAGCCATCCTGGCCACTCCTTACAAAATGGCAGCCCTCCTATTCCAATCCTGAACATTCCGTCAGATACCGGTGTTGGAAGGAACTACAGACAACCTGCCTCGCCCCGAACCACAGATGGTAGCCTTCTGAGTGCGCAGGAATATCTTTTTACATATTTGGAAGATAGAAGTGAACTATTttgctgtatttatttatttgcctgGTGGTCAGCTTAAAAGTTGTTGTATTTTGATCCACAAAGAAAAATACTCCATGAATGGTTAACCTGGGACTACCTTGTTTTATTTTACTATGAAGGAGTACTGCACACAGGAGTTTCTGCCGCCAAGTCATTCTTCTGTGCATCTACCAGTATTATAGCCCCTAAGCATTCTATTTGTATTCACTCTGGCCATAATAACAAGACTCATTCCACCTAGTGCTCAGCAAGAGTGGATCCTTGTATGGTATGTTCGCAAATGTCCTGGCTTGCCCCGAAGTCTAGCCCTGTCGGTACAGCTTCAGAACATTGCTGTTCTGTTCCTGTCTAGCAGAACTGACCTGAAAATGTGGTTGTACGGAAATGCGTTGGTTGTCATTAGCCACAACACTGTTCCACAGCTAAAGCCAGAAAGGTAAAGAGTAGGGAGATGCCCAGGCCTTTCATTCTTTTTAAGAGGGATTGTTGACTAACAGTATTGTCAACATAGCGCAGCTAACAACCAATCACAATGCCAGGGGCTTGGGCACTAGCTAACTCTGGCCCTTGCATCATCATACAGGGAAGCACCATCCATTCATATACATTCATAGCCGATCTCAGGAACTGACTGTAGCCTAGCTGCTGTTTGCTAGGGATCCCAGTCAACTTGTGTGTGTGAGGCAATCTGTTTGAAGTTTCCCTGTAGGTTTTACCATACTATTGAAATGATAGAATTACTTAATTTACCAATAAAACAGATTGCCAATTAGGATTTACAATCATGTTAATCACTAGAACAGCTATACAGGAAGCTGCACTTTGAGACAACGACTTACCCCGAATAGGTTTTTGTTCACTGTTGTACAGGCGTGAAACTTTTATATGTTTTGTGTTCATTATTTTACAAATCTCACCTGTAGTATAATATGCAGTGGGTTCTTTTGGACAGAAAACAATTGAATGAGCATAAAATATCAATGGCATATTTAAATAACTGGAGCAAGTAGTGTCAGTCCTTAAAGGAGAATAAAGAAAAGCTTAGAACTAAGCACACGGAACATCGGCTTTACTTGAAACTGGCTACATTGAATTCCACAGACCAGTCTTAAAGGCTACATTGTTTCAGCAGCTTTTGATGGCTTTTAAGTTTGTAGTTTGACATGCGTTGTTTCACAAGGCAACTTCCATTCACAACCCAAATTGAGTGCATTAGTAACTTTTATTTGACATAGGCTACTCTGGCCCATGACTAATGTTCCACTGCTTCTTGTCCTTTTGTGTTTGATCTCCCTTTGAACATGAAATTCATTACTTTGCACAAATGACTTAATTAAACGTTTGACTAACCAACGTTTCAATGATTGAAGGCTTGATTCAGTCTAAAGCTGAAGCTTTACattcatttccgattgagccgacatatgcagcgtttacagtgaatgcagtctccactaAAGCGGAAACATTGCCTTTAATTTGAAATCACTCTATAAAGCGGAACTTACCCGATGCAGATTGAAGCCCTGCTTTGCATGTATACTTGTTTTCATTGGCCAGATATTGACAAATCACCCAGCCTTCAAGTCCTTGTTTTTACAAATATGTATGTGTTTTACAACTGTAGTAAAGTCAAATGAAACTATATTGTCTGGATATCTTATTTTATACACGTAGTGATCCAGTTTTCAATCAGTAACTGAAAACAGCCAATGATTTGCTGAACATTATAGCAGGTTGAAGGCCACGCACCTGACCTGAAATATGTAATCAATAGTTAGAGCTACCATTGTCGACTCCTAATTCTGGCTAGTATTTCTTAGCCCTacactttaacactgtaacaaacaaaaaaaaagagCCGTCCTCGCTGTCAactgtttattttcagaaaacttaacatggttaaatatttgtatgaacataagattcaacaactgagaaaaactgaacaagttccacagatgtgatgaacagaaatggaataatgtgtccctgaacaaagagagagagaggggggggtcaaaatcaaaagtaacagtgagtatctggtgtggtcaccagctgcattaagtactgcagtgcatctcttcaGACTGCACCAGAtatgttcttgctgtgagatgtaacCCCAGTCTTCCACCAAGGCCCTctaatccaacaggtcccagacatgctcaatgggattgagatctgggctcttggctggccatggcagaacactgacattcccgtcttgcaggaaatcacacacagaacgagcagtatggctggtggcattgtcatgctggagggtcatgtcaggatgagcctgcaggaagggtaccacatgagggaggaggatgtcttccctgtaatgcacagcgttgagattgcctgcaatgacaacaagctccgtccgatgatgctgtgacacaccgcccaagaccatgacggacccttcaCCTCAATCTatctcgctccagagtacaggcctcggtgtaacgctcattcctttgatgataaacgcgaatccgaccatcgcgactcatcagtgaagagcactttttgccagtcctgtctggtccagcgacggtgggtttgtgcccataggcgacattgttgctggtaatgtctggtgaggacctgtcttacaacaggcctacaagccctcagtccagcctctcaacCTATTGCAGATGgtatgagcactgatggagggattgtgcgttgttgccatcctgtacctgtcccgcaggtgtgatgttcggatgtaccaatcctgtgcaggtgttacgtGGCCTGCCACTGCGAGGGCGATCAGctatccgtcctgtctccctgtagcgctatcttgggcatctcacagtacggacattttATTGCTCTGGCCACATATGTAGTCCTCATTCCTCCTTGCATGacaaaggcacgttcacgcagatgagcagggaccctgggcatctttgttTCAGagtaagttttcataactgtgaccttaattgcctaccgtctgtaagctgttagtgtcttaatgaccgttccacaggtgcatgttcattaatggttcattgaacaagcatgggaaacagtgttttaacccctttacaatgaagatctgtgaagttatttgcatTTTTATgatttatctttgaaagacagggtcctgaaaaagggacgtctgattggtgtcacacttttgccccagtcccagctaacacacctgactctaataatcaactaatcatgatcttcagttttaGAACGCAAtcagtttaatcagctgtgtttgctagggatggggaaAAGTGTGACACACCCCTCTGCTCCCGGAGGACTGGAGCTGTCCATCCCTGATATAAACCAACCCACACATTCACCAGGAGTGAATAAAACAGGCCAATCATGTTCATCAGTTGCAATTAATTTATTTAGGGATATTCAACATTAACTAAACATGTGCAGGCAGTCAAACCCTATTTGTGCTTTATGTTGAATTTCTTACAGCAAACAAGTATTTAAATGCTTCTACAATATTTTATCTAACATAAAACATCACTCTTACTTTGGGAAACAGTCATTCACTATTTAAAACACGATATTGCAACAAATCCAGTGTGATCAATGACTCACTCCTAACTATGCAACTGCTCTCACCTGAACCGAATAAAGGGTTGAAATGACATTGTGTTAATCCGATAAACACTCAAATCAGCTAATACATATCATGCGGTCACTTTTCTAAACatattttaattacattttactCCAAAGTAATCACAAATACTTTAAAAAATGGTCTAAAGTCAATCCACTCTTCATTGCTCTCAAACTGATAATGAAGACTTGGCTTTCTATAAAACAAATGACCCAGGATGAGATTAATTATCCTATATAGCTGCATGTTTTGGATGTATATAACCTGAAGTAAATTGATACACTTTTATATGAGACCTGTATAACACAATCGTAGACCTAGATCATTCCACAGTCCAAACCACAAGTGATATACAGTTCATGTAAATGTATCAACTctgcacaacatgtaattgacCATTTAGAAATGTTTAAAACATTTGAGACTTTATTCTGCATAGGAGGACCGACTACCCAATCTGAAGTACAATTCAATGATCCATGTGTCTCCATTCTCAAGGGACTGCTATTGAGAGAACATTGTCGACGTGTCACACAATTCAGCAACTCCAGTAATCAATGCTCTTATACTTCTATCATCTTGTCAAAGTTATTATTTTTGGGGTGGATTCCAGAATGACAACTCCCCTGTAACATTTCAAATCTGACTGCTCTTTACTGTTGCTGAAGTCATTGGTTTGGTCAGTTACTGTTTGAGAACACAAACAGTTTCTCCTTTCACAGGAGTTAGCCTATGTACAAACTGATATGCTACAAGTCAAGGTGGATACTCTTTGTTCATTAAACTTCAGCTGGAAGCAACGAACAGAGAcattcactgagtgtacaaaacattaggaacaccatgaCAAAgactgatcccttattgatgtcaatcagtgtcgatgaaggggagaagatgggttaaagaaggatttctaagccttgagacaactgagacatggattgtgtatgtgcgccattcagaggttgaatgggcaGGACcagaagatttaagtgcctttgaacggggtatggtagtaggtgccaggcacacgtttgagtgtcaagaactgcaacgctgctggatttcacgctcaacagtttcaggtgtgtcaacaatggtccaccacccaaaggacatccacccaatttgacaactgtgggaagcactttGACCAGCATCCCTGAGGAACTCTGTCGACACCGTGTAGAGTCAACGCCCCGacaaattgaagctgttctgaggacaaaacggggtgcaactcaacattaggaaggtgttcctaatgttttgtacacttagtgtaaAGTGCTGTACACAGATGTTCTCCTACAGGACAGAAGTTTAACATCAAGGAGCTAAAATTATAAACATCTGTCGCCCGAGGGTAAAGCAGATGGAGTTTTGAACTTGAAAATAGTGTCAGTCCATGTTGCAACACTcataattattgtatttttcagtACATCAAATTTGTGGCAAGAAAGGCAGCAATAAATTGAAGGCTGGATAGTATACAATGGCATTCGGAAATCATTTAGCCTAAACATATCCAACCCCTTTGGATGTTTGTCCTTTAAAGTCCACTTTCTATCTGACCAAACGACTGacttcctgtgtctgcattttaCTTTTAGCCGGGTTGCTTGAAAATGGAATGATTCGCCATTTGCAGTAAAATGCAATGTTAGAATATGCTTTTTAACACTTAACTAGAAAGGTTCCCATTTAAGACTAAAAGGGCTATTGTACGCATCACAGAATAACAACAATCTGCTTGGTTCTAATCCAGCTACTTATTTTCACACACTAAATTATTGGTTTTGATATGGGTTATTCTTGCTAATCTGAAGAGTGACTGACTTGCCCACTGACGTGTAGACTTTAGTTTTGTAGCTCTGCTGCACTCCCTCCACTCTCTGCACCTCAGAGCAGTACAACGGCTTGACCTCTAGTTTGGCGTGGCTGACCTGGATGGGAATCTCCCTCCTGGACTGACCTCCGCTGGGGTGGTGGTTGTAGTTGTGGTGGGGGCCGGCCGGGGAGAACATGCTTCCTGAGAGGTGATCTCTAAAGCGGCTGAAGAAGCCCGGCCTGGGCCTCTCCCTAGGCATCCCCACAGGCCTCCCTACGTTGAGCAGCACCGGCTGGCCCACAGCAGAGCCCCCAATCTCCCTCTGGAGCACTGAGATCTCGCAGGGCCTCTCGGGAGGTGATGAACGGGTGTTGGAGGAGCCGTAGGTCTCCCCCTCCCTGGGGACGTAGTCCTCCAGGTCCTCCAGGGTGAGAACGCGACTGCCCTCGGTCAGGATTTTAGGCTCCAGCTTTCTGGGTGTGTTGTCATCGTCATCCGGTTCTGTGATGAAAGCCTCTTGCTGCTCTTCTAGCCAGGCCTCATCCTCTTCGTGTTCATGGTCGTTAGGAATTAGAAGCGAGGAGACCTCGTAGGCCTCTCCACGGATTCCAGGGGCGACCTCGGACCCATCCACAGCCAcgtcaccatcctcctcctcatcgtcCCAGTACAGAGGCTGTGCCCCCTGTAGCTCGGAGTGGTTCTGCAGTTCTACAAGGTTGTTGTTGGAGTTGTTGGCGTTAGGGTTTGCGGACCTCTGTGGCcgggtggaggagggggtgtgtGCCCGCTCCGACACGGCTGGGGAGACACCTCTCCTAGAGGGCCTGGGCGACTTGTTGACCTTGTACTCAATAATTTCCTCTACTTCCACCCACTTGTTCTCCGCAGCCCGGGCCCCTGCGGCCCCCTCGGGCTCCGTGACGTACAGGGTGGGGATGGTGGTCTTCCTGTTGGTGGAAGCCTGCCTCCTCTGCCTGGCCGCGGGGGTGGTCTGGTGATCTGGGGTGGAGGTTTGGGAGCGGTTGAACCCAGATGGAGACAGGCCACGACGCTTCATACGGGTGTTCTTCACCACCGTGGTTATGGTCTCCTCTctggagggaaagggaaagggggatacctagtcagttgtacaactgaatgcattcaactgttaacgtgtcttccgcatttaacccaacccctctgaatcagaggtgcggagggctgccttaatcggcATCCACGTCGTCGGGGCCCGgggaactgccttgctcagggtcaCAACGACAGGGACAGAGCACAGAGggtatgagagagacagcagagaaggtGTGAGGAATAGCACAGAGggtatgagagagacagcagagaaggtgtgagaggaatagcacagagggtatgagagagacagcagagaaggtgtgagaggaatagcacagagggtatgagagacagcaggtgagagagagggtacagagacagagaaggtgtgagaggaatagcacagagggtatgagagagacagcagagaaggtGTGAACAGAGGGTATAGCAGCAGAGGgtgatgagagagacagcagagaaggtgtgagaggaatagaacagagggtatgagagagacagcagagaaggtgtgagaggaatagcacagagggtatgagagagacagcagagaaggtgtgagaggaatagcacagagagacagacagcagagaaggtgtgagaggaatagcacagagggtatgagagagacagcagagaaggtgtgagaggaatagcacagagggtatgagagagacagcagagaagaggaatagcacagagagacagacagcagagaaggtgtgagagGGAATAGCACAGAGggtatgagagagacagcagagaaggtgtgagaggaatagaacagagggtatgagagagacagcagagaaggtgtgagaggaatagcacagagggtatgagagagagacagcagagaaggtgtgagaggaatagcacagagagacagacagcagagaaggtgtgagaggaatagcacagagggtatgagagagacagcagagaagtGTGAGAGGAATAGCACAGAGggtatgagagagacagcagagaaggtgtgagaggaatagcacagagggtatgagagagacagcagagaaggtgtgagaggaatagcacagagagggtatgagagagacagcagagaaggtgtgagaggaatagcacagagggtatgagagagacagcagagaaggtgtgagagGAATAGACAGCagcagagaaggtgtgagaggaatagcacagagagacagacagcagagaaggtgtgagaggaatagcacagagggtatgagagagaggagaaggtgtgagaggaatagagagagacagcagagaaggtgtgagagGAATAGCACAGCAGAGAggtatgagagagacagcagagaaggtgtgagaggaatagcacagagggtatgagagagacagagagaaggtgtGAGAGGAATAGCACAGAGGGTACagcagagaaggtgtgagaggaatagaacagagggtatgagagagacagcagagaaggtgtgagaggaatagcacagagggtatgagagagagacagaccagcagGTAGAGAGGAATAGCACAGAGggtatgagagagacagcagagaaggtgtgagaggaatagcacagagggtatgagagagacagcagagaaggtgtgagaggaatagcacagagggtatgagagagacagcagagaaggtgtgagaggaatagcacagagggtatgagagagacagcagagaaggtgtgagaggaatagcacagagggtatgagagagacagcagagaaggtgtgagaggaatagcacagagggtatgagagagacagcagagaaggtgtgagaggaatagcacagagggtatgagagagacagcagagaaggtgtgagaggaatagaacagagggtatgagagagacagcagagaaggtgtgagaggaatagcacagagggtatgagagggagacagaccagCAGGTACGAGAGGAATAGCACAGAGggtatgagagagacagcagagaaggtgtgagaggaatagcacagagggtatgagagagacagcagagaaggtgtgagaggaatagcacagagggtatgagagagacagcagagaaggtgtgagagagacagcagagaaggtgagaggaatagaacagagggtatgagagagacagcagagaaggtgtgagaggaatagcacagagggtatgagagagacagcagagaaggtgtgagaggaatagaacagagggtatgagagagacagcagagaaggtgtgagaggaatagcacagagggtatgagagagagacagaccagcagGTACAGAGGAATAGCACAGAGggtatgagagagacagcagagaaggtgtgagaggaatagcacagagggtatgagagagacagcagagaaggtgtgagaggaatagcacagagggtatgagagagacagcagagaaggtgtgagaggaatagaacagagggtatgagagagacagcagagaaggtgtgagaggaatagcacagagggtatgagagagacagcagagaaggtgtgagaggaatagcacagagggtatgagagagacagcagagaaggtgtgagaggaatagcacagagggtatgagagagacagcagagaaggtgtgagaggaatagaacagagggtatgagagagacagcagagaaggtgtgagaggaatagcacagagggtatgagagagacagcagagaaggtgtgagaggaatagcacagagagacagacagcagagaaggtgtgagaggaatagcacagagggtatgagagagacagcagagaagtTGTGAGAGGAATAGCACAGAGggtatgagagagacagcagagaaggtgtgagaggaatagcacagagggtatgagagagacagcagagaaggtgtgagaggaatagaacagagggtatgagagagacagcagagaaggtgtgagaggaatagcacagagggtatgagagagagacagaccagcagGTACGAGAGGAATAGCACAGAG
The sequence above is a segment of the Oncorhynchus nerka isolate Pitt River linkage group LG20, Oner_Uvic_2.0, whole genome shotgun sequence genome. Coding sequences within it:
- the LOC115102951 gene encoding guanylate kinase-like isoform X1; the protein is MYMRHFFRLFSAMAGPRPVVLSGPSGAGKSTLLKNLLKEYEGVFGFSVSHTTRSPRPGEENGKDYHYVTREYMQASIDKGEFIESAVFSGNMYGTSKASVQAVKDKNLICILDIDMQGVRAVKTTDLNPIYISIQPPSMNILEKRLRDRNTESEESLQKRLDAAQVDMEISKEPGIFDIVVVNDNLDDAYGKLKDALIEEIKKVQKNNFS
- the LOC115102951 gene encoding guanylate kinase-like isoform X2; the encoded protein is MRDYNKEKAMAGPRPVVLSGPSGAGKSTLLKNLLKEYEGVFGFSVSHTTRSPRPGEENGKDYHYVTREYMQASIDKGEFIESAVFSGNMYGTSKASVQAVKDKNLICILDIDMQGVRAVKTTDLNPIYISIQPPSMNILEKRLRDRNTESEESLQKRLDAAQVDMEISKEPGIFDIVVVNDNLDDAYGKLKDALIEEIKKVQKNNFS
- the LOC115102951 gene encoding guanylate kinase-like isoform X3, which gives rise to MAGPRPVVLSGPSGAGKSTLLKNLLKEYEGVFGFSVSHTTRSPRPGEENGKDYHYVTREYMQASIDKGEFIESAVFSGNMYGTSKASVQAVKDKNLICILDIDMQGVRAVKTTDLNPIYISIQPPSMNILEKRLRDRNTESEESLQKRLDAAQVDMEISKEPGIFDIVVVNDNLDDAYGKLKDALIEEIKKVQKNNFS